The Gemmatimonadota bacterium DNA window GTGCGCCCGCGCGTCGTAGCCTACTATGAGGATCTGCTGGTGCGGCGTGCGGCGCCGGCCGAGCCGCGCTGGCGCGGGCGTGGTCAGGGCAATGGGGCCAAGCCAGCGGTCGTGGCGGCTCCGACGGCGCCTGAGGTCGTGGCCGAAGAGCTCGAGTAACACCGCGAAGTGGCGCGCCCCTGCAAGCGGGACGGAAAGCGGCCGCCAGCGTGATGCTGGCGGCCGCTCTGCGTTGTCGGCGCGGTGCTGCGCCTGCGGGCAGGCGCGCCTGACGCGGCCTTCGCTAGTCGGCTTGGGGCGGGAGCCCCATCGCGCCAACGCCGCGCGAGTCACCGGTGACCAGGCGGCGATGGTAGTCGAGCTGGCCGATGTGATAGGCCAGATGACTCGCCAGATGCAACAACCCGCGACGCACCGGAATGGTGCTCGGGCCGATCTGGATCGTGTCGTCGAGGCGCTCGGCCGGCAGCGCATCGAGCGCCAGCGCCACTTCGGCGGCGGCGAAGTGAATGAGCGTGGCCAGTTCGGCGCGCGAGGTGCCGCGGGTGCTGAACTCGGCGTCGCGGTCGCGCACGTAGCCCGAAGCGCCCAATCCGGCGCCGATGAAGTGGCGAAGGTTGCCGCAGAGGTGCAGCACGAGCGTCCCGCCGGCGTTCGGGGCTCCGGCGGGGAGGGCCCAGATCGAGGCGTCGTCGGGATAGGAGAGGACCTCCGCGCGCAGGGTGGTGAGCTCGCGCGCGAAAATCAGCGAGAAGTCCTTGAGGAGGTTGGCGTTCATGGGCGCTTGTCCACGGTGCGTTCGAGGCCGGCCACCTTGATGGTGACCGATGTGGGCTTGCCAGCCGCGGTGACAAACTCCACCGAGCCGGCCGTCTTGAGGAACTCGAAGCGCGTCGCACTCTGCGGCACGAGTTCGAGCGGGATCACGTGGTTGAACGGATCGATGAAAAGTCGCCCGCCGCGCCGCGTGACAACGGCCACCTTCTCCGTCGCCGTGCCGTAGGTCCCGACGTAGCGCTCGAGCACGGCGGTCGGGACGGCGAGCGCCGGACGCGCCTCGCGCGGGCCGCGTTCGTCGGTGGGAAGATCGGGGAGCGGGCGCACCCAGAAGTTGCGGAAGCGCACCGGGTGGTCGTGATCCTGGAGCGTGAACGGCAACGCGTCGTCGTGCCGGGCGTACGGCTCCGTCTGCAACCAGTTGGTCGGCCCCCACAGCTCCGCGTTGTCCTGCACCAGGACGCCGTTGTGGAAGATGGTCATGCGCGCGGGCGACACGAGCTTGCCAGCGGCGTCGAAGCGGGGGCGACGGAACACCACGTCGTACGACTGCCACTCGCCCGGTGCCCGCGAGGCGTTCACCAGCGGCGGGTGCTGGCCATACAGCGACGCCGCCTGTCCGTCGGCGTAGGTCACGTTCTCGTACGAGTCGAGCACCTGGATCTCGTACAACCCCATGAAGTAGACGCCGCTGTTGCCGCGGTCCTGTCCCTTCCCCACTCCGGGCGACGGCGTGGCCCATTCCACATGGGCTTGGACATCCCCGAAGCGCTGCTTCGAGACGATCGGCCCGGCGCCGGGGACGGTCTGCATGT harbors:
- a CDS encoding DUF1572 family protein, which codes for MNANLLKDFSLIFARELTTLRAEVLSYPDDASIWALPAGAPNAGGTLVLHLCGNLRHFIGAGLGASGYVRDRDAEFSTRGTSRAELATLIHFAAAEVALALDALPAERLDDTIQIGPSTIPVRRGLLHLASHLAYHIGQLDYHRRLVTGDSRGVGAMGLPPQAD